Proteins co-encoded in one Brassica oleracea var. oleracea cultivar TO1000 chromosome C4, BOL, whole genome shotgun sequence genomic window:
- the LOC106338321 gene encoding uncharacterized protein LOC106338321 — translation MGRYQQYRPLDRAEGMAVSTWPDISHLSISKPALVNVLRQMDQHVKWPQKMTSPDSHGNPNWWCDFHNDHSHKTEDCIELRIEVNELLKKRHPMEFLSDKAKNLLNKDATKQSAKSVPASAPQQNRVIHVIFGGSKISGISHAAAKKSTRSAKNMQETGTPKRLLLGTDEISFTAKEQEKTLSPHHDAQVISLIIANFLVKRILVDNDSSRNIIFQTAYHDLGLEAGTLTWKVTPLIGFSGEVKQTSSKVTLPVYAEGINMSTKFLVVDCQSSYNMILGRPWIHDMGAFLQHFINQSSSLLPGASRPSRKTRRIPGPATRQP, via the coding sequence ATGGGCAGGTACCAGCAGTACCGACCTCTCGACAGAGCTGAGGGAATGGCCGTATCAACATGGCCTGATATCTCTCACCTATCTATATCAAAACCAGCCCTAGTAAATGTTCTGAGGCAGATGGACCAACATGTCAAGTGGCCTCAGAAGATGACCTCTCCTGATTCCCACGGGAACCCGAACTGGTGGTGCGACTTCCATAACGACCACAGTCATAAGACGGAAGACTGCATCGAACTAAGAATCGAGGTCAACGAGCTGCTGAAGAAAAGACACCCCATGGAATTTCTTTCCGATAAAGCTAAAAACCTCCTGAATAAGGACGCGACGAAACAATCCGCAAAATCTGTTCCTGCCTCGGCTCCACAACAAAACCGAGTGATCCATGTCATCTTTGGTGGCTCAAAGATAAGCGGCATCAGCCACGCCGCAGCTAAGAAAAGCACAAGGAGTGCCAAAAACATGCAGGAGACCGGGACACCAAAGCGCCTGCTCCTGGGGACTGATGAGATCAGTTTCACCGCTAAGGAGCAGGAGAAGACCCTGTCTCCTCATCACGATGCCCAGGTGATCTCACTCATAATAGCCAACTTCCTTGTGAAACGAATCCTCGTGGACAATGACAGCTCCAGAAACATCATCTTTCAGACCGCTTATCACGATTTGGGTCTGGAAGCAGGCACGCTAACATGGAAGGTTACCCCTCTCATAGGCTTCAGTGGAGAGGTTAAGCAGACCTCTAGCAAAGTCACTCTTCCTGTGTATGCAGAAGGAATCAACATGTCAACTAAATTCCTGGTCGTCGACTGCCAATCATCTTATAATATGATACTCGGACGACCATGGATCCACGACATGGGAGCCTTCCTTCAACACTTCATCAATCAATCAAGTTCCCTACTCCCTGGGGCATCAAGACCATCAAGGAAGACCAGGAGAATTCCCGGTCCTGCTACCAGACAACCCTAA